The window AGAGGGTAAATCTAAGGTGATAATGACTCTTACTGAGAGATTATCAAGAATTAATATTGTTCGTTTATTAGATGCTAAGACTAATGATAATGTTATTAAAGAGGTTGAAAAGATTATTAAAAGTAATAAATATTTAATTCATTCTATTACTTCTGATAATGGTTCTGAGTTTTCTAATGTTAAGTATATTACTGATTTAGGTATTAAGTGGTATTTTGCTCACCCTTATTGTTCTAATGAGAGGGGTAGTAATGAAAATAATAATAAGATGATTAGGAGATTTATTCCTAAGGGTAGGTCTATGAATAAATTAAGAAAAAAAGATGTTAAATTTATTGAAAATTTTATGAATAATTATCCTAGAAAAATTTTCAATTCTTCAACATCTTATGAAGTTTATGAATGTCTTTTAAATCTTGTTTAAGTTGTTTTTGGACATTTACTTTTGGAATTTAGGAAAAATGTGATATTATAAATAAAAAAGAAAGTAGGTTTTTATGAAAAATTTAATTGATACTCATTTACATTTATATAGTGAACTATATATAAATAATAGAAAAGAAATAATAGATGATATGAAAGAAAAATTAGATATAGCTGTAAATATATCATGTGATATGGAAAGTACACTTGAATCTGTTAAATATGCTGATGAATATGATTTTATGTATGCTACTGTAGGGTATCATCCCTGTGATATATCTAAATTTAATGAAAAAGATTTTGAAGAAATGTTAAATTTAGCAATTAATCATCCAAAAGTTGTTGCAATAGGAGAAATAGGTTTAGATTATTATTGGATGAATGATTCAAAAGAAGAACAAGAAAAATATTTTAGATTACAAATAGAAAATGCAATAAAATTGGATATGCCAATAGTAGTTCATACAAGAGATTCATTAGAAGATACTATTAGTATAATAAATGATTATCCTAAATTAAGAGGTATATTTCATTGTTATTCTGGTAGCTATGAAATGATAGAACATCTATTAGATAGATTTTATGTAGGTGTAGAGGGAACTTCTACATTTAAGAATAATAAGATAACACATGAATTAATAAAGAAAATAAGTTTAGATAAAATAGTACTTGAAACAGATTCTCCATATTTAACCCCTGTACCTTTTAGAGGAAAGTTAAATAATCCCATTTATGTTTCTTATGTTGCAGAAAAAATCTCAGAATTAAAAGAAATTGATTTAGAGGAAGTAAAAAAGAAAACTACTGAAAACGCATTGAGGGTGTATAATATATGTTTAAAATAGGTGTAGATATAGTTGAAGTAAAAAGAATAGAAAAAGCAATAATTAAAAGTGAACATTTTTTAAAAACAGTATTTAGTGAAAAAGAGATAGAGTATTGTGAAAAGAAAATAAATAAATATGAATCATACAGTGCAAGATTTGCAGTAAAAGAAGCATATTTAAAAGCTATAGGAACAGGAATAACAGATATAAGTTTAAATAATATTGAAATAATTAATTCTGAATCAGGCAAACCATTTTTATATGTAAATGGAGAATTAATTGATGGCGATGTTTCTTTAAGTCATACTGAAACATTAGCTATTGCAAATGTTGTATTAAAAAAGTAGCATTTAATAAATGCTACTTTTAAGGTATTTCATAACCTAATTTTTTTGATATTTTTTTAGAACATTCTTTAATTTTTTCAACAAAAAAAACTTTAGATTTTTCTTTTTCTGAAAGAGGGATAGAAATACTTAAAGATCCACATACTTCAGTCTTAGAATTAAATATAGGACAACCTATACAATATAATCCAAGTTCATATTCTTCATATTCTACTGAATATCCATTTTTCTTTACTAGTTTAAGATTATCCATTAATACATCAAGATTAACTATCGTTCTAGCAGTATATTTTATTTTTTCAGTTTGATTCCAAATATTATTTATATCTTCTTCACTACAGTATGCAAGTATGGCTTTACCTGCTGATGTACAGTGCATAGGAGCCCGTCTACCAATCTTAGACCATTCCATATTGTTTGAAGTATTTTCAGGCGAAAATTTATCTATATACAATATTTGACTGCCATCTCTAATAACTAAATGTATTGTTTGGTTTGTTTCAACAGCAAGTTTAGTAATATAGCTTTTTGCTGGTTGAGTAAAATCAATATTTTGAATAATTCTATTTCCAACTCTAAACATTTTAAATGTTAAAGAATATTGACCTTTTTTATTTTGTTTAACATATCCATTTTCTTTTAGTGAATGTAATATACGAAAAGTTGTGGTTTTATTTAGTTTGCTTTTTTTGCATAGTTCAGATAATGAAAAATTTGTTCCTTGAGATAATATTTCAAGTAAGTTCATAGCTCTGTCAATTGATTGTACATACATATTTATTATTATTCTCCTTTCTTTTTATTATATCTTATAACTATCTTAAAATCAAGTATTTATGCCTATTTAGTTGATAAAGTTTTTCATTTGTGTTAAAATATAAAGAAAATGGAGTGAAAAATAATGAATGATTTCATAAAAAAAGCAGTTGATGATATCTATAATGAAATAGTTATTCATAGAAGACATTTACATGAAAATCCAGAACTAAGTGAATATGAATACAATACATCAAAATATATAGAAGAATTTTTAAAAAAACAAGGTATAGAGTATAAGAGAGTTGCAGATACTGGAATATATGCGTATATAAGAAATGGTAAAGGAAAAACAGTTGCATTTAGAGCAGATATGGATGCTTTACCAATATTAGAAGATAGTGATTTTGAATTTCATTCAAAAAATAAGGGTGTAATGCATGCTTGTGGTCATGATGTACATACAAGTGTACAATTAGGTGTAGCTAAAATTTTATCTGAAAATTTAGATAAATGGCAAGGAAATGTTAAATTTTTCTTTCAACCTGCTGAAGAAACAGTAGGAGGAGCAAAAAGAATGCTTGAAGATGGAGTTAATTCAGATTTTAAAGCAGATGCTCTTTTTGCATTTCATGTCGCACCAGAAATAGAAGTTGGAAAAATTGGCGTAAAATATGGGAAATTACATGCTACATCATCAACTTTTACAATAACTATAAATGGATTTGCATCACATGCTGCTCTTGCATACTTAGGAATAGACACTGTAGTTGTAGGTTCAAAAGTTGTAGAATATTTACAGTCTATAGTTAGTAGAAGAGTAGATGCAAGAGATTGTGCAGTAATAACTGTTGGAACATTTAATGCTGGAACTGCTCAAAATATTGTTGCAGATAAAGCAATATTAACTGGAACTATTAGAACATTGACACTTGATTTAAAAAAATGGATAGTAAATGAAATAAAAACTAATCTACCTAAATTTGTTGAAAGTATGGGAGCAAAAATAGATATTGATTTTAAAGATAGCTATATACCTGTTATAAATAATGATGAAAAAACTAGTTTTTTAGAAAAAAATGTAAGAAATATTTTAGGGGATGAAAATTGTGTGATAATTGAAAAATCAAGAATGGATGCAGAAGATGTAGGATATTTTTTAAATGAAATAGAGGGTTCATTTTATAGACTAGGGATAAGAAATGAAAAAATAGGAGCTATATATGACCTACATCATCCTAAATTTAAAGTAGATGAGAATGCAATAAAAATTGGTATGATAGTTCAATTAAAAAATGCTTTGGAGT is drawn from Streptobacillus ratti and contains these coding sequences:
- a CDS encoding IS30 family transposase, producing EGKSKVIMTLTERLSRINIVRLLDAKTNDNVIKEVEKIIKSNKYLIHSITSDNGSEFSNVKYITDLGIKWYFAHPYCSNERGSNENNNKMIRRFIPKGRSMNKLRKKDVKFIENFMNNYPRKIFNSSTSYEVYECLLNLV
- a CDS encoding IclR family transcriptional regulator, producing the protein MYVQSIDRAMNLLEILSQGTNFSLSELCKKSKLNKTTTFRILHSLKENGYVKQNKKGQYSLTFKMFRVGNRIIQNIDFTQPAKSYITKLAVETNQTIHLVIRDGSQILYIDKFSPENTSNNMEWSKIGRRAPMHCTSAGKAILAYCSEEDINNIWNQTEKIKYTARTIVNLDVLMDNLKLVKKNGYSVEYEEYELGLYCIGCPIFNSKTEVCGSLSISIPLSEKEKSKVFFVEKIKECSKKISKKLGYEIP
- a CDS encoding TatD family hydrolase, which produces MKNLIDTHLHLYSELYINNRKEIIDDMKEKLDIAVNISCDMESTLESVKYADEYDFMYATVGYHPCDISKFNEKDFEEMLNLAINHPKVVAIGEIGLDYYWMNDSKEEQEKYFRLQIENAIKLDMPIVVHTRDSLEDTISIINDYPKLRGIFHCYSGSYEMIEHLLDRFYVGVEGTSTFKNNKITHELIKKISLDKIVLETDSPYLTPVPFRGKLNNPIYVSYVAEKISELKEIDLEEVKKKTTENALRVYNICLK
- a CDS encoding M20 metallopeptidase family protein, which codes for MNDFIKKAVDDIYNEIVIHRRHLHENPELSEYEYNTSKYIEEFLKKQGIEYKRVADTGIYAYIRNGKGKTVAFRADMDALPILEDSDFEFHSKNKGVMHACGHDVHTSVQLGVAKILSENLDKWQGNVKFFFQPAEETVGGAKRMLEDGVNSDFKADALFAFHVAPEIEVGKIGVKYGKLHATSSTFTITINGFASHAALAYLGIDTVVVGSKVVEYLQSIVSRRVDARDCAVITVGTFNAGTAQNIVADKAILTGTIRTLTLDLKKWIVNEIKTNLPKFVESMGAKIDIDFKDSYIPVINNDEKTSFLEKNVRNILGDENCVIIEKSRMDAEDVGYFLNEIEGSFYRLGIRNEKIGAIYDLHHPKFKVDENAIKIGMIVQLKNALEFLNEN
- the acpS gene encoding holo-ACP synthase, which gives rise to MFKIGVDIVEVKRIEKAIIKSEHFLKTVFSEKEIEYCEKKINKYESYSARFAVKEAYLKAIGTGITDISLNNIEIINSESGKPFLYVNGELIDGDVSLSHTETLAIANVVLKK